From the genome of Candidatus Competibacteraceae bacterium:
CAGTCGCATGAATTGTTCCTCGTTATCCGATGACGGGTTCAAATGATTTCCGGTCGCCGCAAGCGCGCCGTCCAGCACCGCTTGGAATTATAAACCATGGTTCCGGCTGGATTCGGATAATCGCCGCTCTGTTGGTTCGAGAGCGTCAGGATTGTTCAGAAGTGCCATGTGGGTTGCCGTAACCATTGCATCGCTTCGACGGCCGGCGCCGGCTTGCCGATGAGAAATCCCTGAATTCCGTCGCAGTGCCGCGCCTGCAAAAACGCCAGCTGTTCGGCGGTTTCCACCCCCTTGGCCACGACGCTCATCCCCAGCGCGTGCCCCAGATCGATGAGTATGCCGATGATCACCCGATTGTCGGTATCCTGAGCCGGATTTTGCAGGAAAGAGCGGTCGATGCTCAGTTGGTGTACCGGCAGCTCGCATAGGCGGCGCGGCTTGAAGGAGCTGCCGCCGAAATCGTCGATACCGCAGCGCACGTCCTGTGCCCGCAGGTTTTGTAATAACCGCGGCAGAAATCCGGTATCGGCCAGCAGGGCCTCTCCGCTCATCTCCAGTTCCAGGGCACTGGGTTCCAGCCCGGTTTCCGCCAGGATGGTGGCGATGGTGGCGGGTAGGGCACGCGTTGAGATCTGTCGCGCCGACAGATTGACCGTGATCGGCACGACCGGTAGCCCAGCCTGTTGCCAGGCGCGATTTTGCCGGCATGCCTCGCGCAGCACCGATTCGTCCAATTGGCCGATCAGTCGGCGGTCTTCGGCCAGCGGGATGAATTCGGCCGGTGGCAGCACATCAGGAAAGCCGGGACGCCGCCAACGGACCAGCGCTTCCAGACCGATCAAGCGGCCGCTGGCCAGTTCGACCCGCGGTTGGTAGTACAGCAGTAGTTCGTTTCGTTCCAGCGCGCCGCGCAAAGCCGCTTCCGTTTCCAGCGCCGCCAGCACCGGAGCGTTCAGGTCCGATGTGTAGAATTGATAGCTGTTACGAGCGCTTTCCTTGGCGCGGTACATGGCAATGTCGGCGTTCTTGATCAGGGTTTCGGTGTCGCGGCCGTCGTCGGGGAAGATGCTGATGCCGATGCTGGTGCCTAGGCTGAATTCGTGTCCCATGATCGACAGTGGCCGCGCCAGCGCCTGCTGGATCAGTTTGGCGACCCGCACGGCGTCCCGGCCGTGCCGGGCATCGGGCAGCACGACGAGAAACTCGTCGCCGCCCATCCTGCCGATGGTGTCCTCCTGCCGTACCACCGCGCTCAACAGACGAGCGACCTGCCGCAGGCAGACATCGCCCGCCGCATGTCCCAGGGAATCGTTGATCCGCTTGAAACGGTCGAGGTCGACAAAGAGCACGATGACCTTGTGGCCGGCCCGATTCGCCACCGCCAGCGCCTGGTCGATGCGGTCCAGCAGCAGCCTGCGGTTGGGCAGACCAGTCAGGGTATCGTAGTACGCCAGTTGGCGGATTTGCGCCTCGGCCTGCTTTTGCGCGGTGATGTCGGCATAAGCACCCAACACGCCGATAATGTGCCCGTCGGCGTCGATCAGCGGGGCTTTGCTGGTGTGAAACCAGGCCTCCGAGTCATCGGCATGGTAGCCCGGCTCCTCGAAATCGAGTTTGGCCTGGCCCGACGCCATCACCGCGCGGTCGTCGTCGCGGTAGCGGGCGGCGGTGGCGGGCTCGAACGGCAGGTCCAGGTCGGTTTTGCCCAGCAGGTCGTCAAGATGAGCAAGGCGGGCGTCTTGCAGAAAAAGCCGGTTGGCGCCCAGATAACGCGATTCGCGATCCTTCCAGAAGATGCGGACCGGCACGCTATCGAGAATGGTGTGCAACATTTGCCGCGATTGCCGCAGCTCCGCTTCGGTTCGATGGAGTTCGAGCAGCAGCCGGGCGGTACTGGTCACCTGGTCGATCAGGCTCAGTTCGGCTTCGGTCGGTTCGCGCTTTTCGCGGTAGTAGACGGCGAAGGTGCCCAGCACCGACTGATCGTCGCTCAGGATCGGCGTGGACCAACAGGCGGCCAGTCCGAAGCAGCGGGCGATGTCCCGGATACCCCGCCAGTACGGGTGGGTGTCGATATCGCTGACGACGATTTGCCGTTTCCGCCAGGCCGCCGCGCCGCATGAGCCGACCTCGGGTCCGATCTCCAGGCCGTCCGCCTGACGGATATATTCGGCGGGCAGCCGAACGCTGCCGCCATGGCGCAGCCAGCGTCCTTCTTCAAGCAGCAGAATCGAGCAGTAGGCGTCGGGCATCCAGCGTTCGATCAGCTTGCAAAGCTCGTCCAGCGCCTCGCGCAGGGAGTGGCCGGTGCCAACCAGGCTAAATACCTGGGCGATTTCTTCCAGGCGCACTTTTAGATCGCGAGCCCCATGGGGGTGGGCGGTCGAGGACAAGAGTGGAAACGGTTGCAGTGGGTGCAGCACGATACCTTCTGGTCTCATCTCGGGTGGAGGGAGCGGTTGCTTTAGGTGGCAAAAAGCCGACAGCGGCTATTTAACGCAAGCGCATGGTGCAATTTGCGACAGTATTCTTACAAACTTCCGTTGCGGGTTTCTACCCGATAATTTGATGGGGCATCGCTAATAATGATGCTAGTTCTTCATGGTGTGTTTCACTAAGGTTGCCCGCGTCTTTTTGGCGAGTCGATTTCATCCGAAAAATCGGAGCGAGTTTCGATGATGAATGAGTCGGTTTACAGGATTTTTAGATGGGTGCCGTGGATGGTGGGATTGGCCGCCATTTTCGGTTCCATGGCGGTCGCCGGCGACACGCTGTCCACCGAACGGGGCGCGGTTTGCCAGGATCGGCCGGAGTGTCGGATTATCGAGACGCTGGATGCCGGCAGGGCCGCCGACGGCACGTCACTGGCCGTGCTACACCTCGCGCTGGGTAGCGAAAATCAGCCCGCCGATGCCGAAGGGCGGCAATGTCGGCCTTATCCCGAGGATTACTGGCTCAAGCAGGTTGGCCGGGATGGCAAGGCCGTTCATCGGCGCTTGTTCGCCTTTTGCAACGATGGCTATGGTGCTTCCGGAATCGGGGAGGATGTCGTCACGATCAGTCCGAACCGCATCACGCTCGACCGGGTCGGCGGCAGTGCCTGGCGCTGGGAGATCGGTGCAAGCTATCAACTGATGCCGGAGCGGCCGCTGCTACGTCGGGAGGCCAGCTATCACACCTTGGGCGGTGGTTGCCTGGAAACCGAAACCGATTTTCGAGCGCTGCGACAGCGCGGCTGGCTTAATCCATCGCCGGCCGAGGAGACGCTGGATGCCGATGCGACAGTCGGTTGTGACCGGGAAAGCGCCATCGGCCGGTTTATCGCGATTCCCCAGCTTGAGCACGGCGGCGACGAACTAGCGGCGCTGGAACGACAATCCGCCGGTTTGGGCAGTTGCGCGCTGACGCTGAGGGCCACCGGCAACGAGGAAGATGGTTTTATCGTGCATGGTGGTCCGACCCCGGAAGCGCGGAGCGATCTCAAGTTGCTGTTGCTGTCGGCCCATACCCTGCTGGCACAGGTG
Proteins encoded in this window:
- a CDS encoding EAL domain-containing protein, whose product is MRPEGIVLHPLQPFPLLSSTAHPHGARDLKVRLEEIAQVFSLVGTGHSLREALDELCKLIERWMPDAYCSILLLEEGRWLRHGGSVRLPAEYIRQADGLEIGPEVGSCGAAAWRKRQIVVSDIDTHPYWRGIRDIARCFGLAACWSTPILSDDQSVLGTFAVYYREKREPTEAELSLIDQVTSTARLLLELHRTEAELRQSRQMLHTILDSVPVRIFWKDRESRYLGANRLFLQDARLAHLDDLLGKTDLDLPFEPATAARYRDDDRAVMASGQAKLDFEEPGYHADDSEAWFHTSKAPLIDADGHIIGVLGAYADITAQKQAEAQIRQLAYYDTLTGLPNRRLLLDRIDQALAVANRAGHKVIVLFVDLDRFKRINDSLGHAAGDVCLRQVARLLSAVVRQEDTIGRMGGDEFLVVLPDARHGRDAVRVAKLIQQALARPLSIMGHEFSLGTSIGISIFPDDGRDTETLIKNADIAMYRAKESARNSYQFYTSDLNAPVLAALETEAALRGALERNELLLYYQPRVELASGRLIGLEALVRWRRPGFPDVLPPAEFIPLAEDRRLIGQLDESVLREACRQNRAWQQAGLPVVPITVNLSARQISTRALPATIATILAETGLEPSALELEMSGEALLADTGFLPRLLQNLRAQDVRCGIDDFGGSSFKPRRLCELPVHQLSIDRSFLQNPAQDTDNRVIIGILIDLGHALGMSVVAKGVETAEQLAFLQARHCDGIQGFLIGKPAPAVEAMQWLRQPTWHF